In the genome of Phlebotomus papatasi isolate M1 chromosome 2, Ppap_2.1, whole genome shotgun sequence, one region contains:
- the LOC129800433 gene encoding uncharacterized protein LOC129800433 produces MTILRIIPTGIFLLTMAAIAGAGNSKDRVHVKIHVPEIVKKHIHTRTIYKHHYHKVPMHHHPHKMPPHHHMGHATHLEPIFNLAPIHQPINQHIQPVNQHINQPVNQHINQPMFHTGPGASAADNLDVKVPWFPKLAPPPPPIIPVAPIPPKLVDPPQPPPPNPELEHGSYSHSVMDNSYEMDSEELLKDVGPVSYAEYESYKPIYNAPTGKYRPIPEHTTAYSVSHGETGIRPNPPRPSMPRPVSVMENSFEMPKHTTQMSPTSTSYSHQMHYFPSAGEEDVAVPVNTNSKHPVWYMSSSGSDEHGQKLQPAKAMESDDFSHFDNILTTKPRSVITKYGAKVPLKELSEIRRRIRKHKISKKSH; encoded by the coding sequence agtCCACGTGAAGATCCACGTGCCTGAGATTGTCAAGAAGCACATTCACACGAGAACCATCTACAAGCATCACTATCATAAAGTTCCAATGCATCATCATCCCCACAAGATGCCTCCGCATCATCACATGGGACACGCCACGCATCTTGAGCCTATCTTCAACCTGGCACCGATTCATCAGCCGATCAATCAACATATCCAACCTGTCAATCAGCACATTAACCAGCCCGTTAACCAACACATCAACCAACCTATGTTCCACACAGGGCCAGGAGCAAGTGCAGCTGATAATCTGGATGTCAAAGTGCCTTGGTTCCCTAAACTAGCACCACCACCACCGCCTATAATCCCCGTAGCGCCGATACCGCCAAAACTTGTAGATCCACCACAGCCTCCACCACCAAATCCCGAGCTTGAGCATGGTTCCTATTCCCATTCTGTCATGGATAACTCTTATGAAATGGACAGTGAAGAGTTGTTGAAGGATGTAGGCCCTGTGAGTTACGCTGAATACGAATCATACAAACCTATCTACAACGCGCCTACGGGGAAGTACCGACCTATCCCTGAGCATACAACTGCTTACTCGGTATCACATGGGGAGACTGGGATCAGACCAAATCCGCCAAGGCCAAGTATGCCAAGGCCAGTTTCAGTGATGGAGAATTCCTTCGAGATGCCCAAACACACGACACAGATGTCACCAACATCGACGAGCTACAGCCATCAAATGCACTACTTCCCATCCGCCGGAGAGGAGGACGTTGCTGTTCCCGTGAATACGAATAGCAAGCATCCGGTGTGGTATATGTCGTCATCTGGATCAGACGAGCATGGTCAGAAATTGCAGCCGGCTAAGGCAATGGAATCCGATGACTTCTCCCACTTTGATAACATTCTTACAACTAAACCAAGGAGTGTCATCACAAAATATGGCGCCAAAGTACCTTTGAAAGAACTGAGCGAGATCCGAAGGCGGATCCGGAAGCATAAGATTTCCAAGAAATCCCATTAG